A genome region from Proteus vulgaris includes the following:
- a CDS encoding DUF4917 family protein produces the protein MSFKVEEWNAVSELFTGSLLLGNGSSIAIDPSFNYSNLFSNAKLPENVKSIFDSFHSQDFEYILRKFTQATVINNIFNIDCDHIHQAHSQVKKTLINTVKSIHPCIDKVRDKINNCASFIKQFDTIFSLNYDIMLYWAIMQVNDNHPYPLFKDCFNRSSFYEDFEEYREYRGNRSNLVFYPHGNLILAKNENDEELKLSIQGDNHLIDQISQNWDDHNYSPLFISEGTSEEKLKTIRSSNYLTRIYHEAIPTINDSLLILGWNMGTQDEHILKQIPFDKIENLGIVILMDDKYEDKCNYFYSRISHFINPNKIDVHFIAHNSKALWAND, from the coding sequence ATGAGCTTTAAAGTAGAAGAGTGGAATGCTGTTTCTGAGTTATTTACAGGAAGTTTATTATTAGGAAATGGTTCATCAATTGCTATAGATCCTAGTTTTAATTACTCTAATTTATTTTCTAATGCTAAGTTACCGGAAAATGTAAAAAGTATTTTTGATTCTTTTCACTCTCAAGATTTTGAATATATTTTAAGAAAGTTCACCCAAGCGACAGTAATAAATAATATATTTAATATTGATTGTGATCATATTCATCAGGCTCACAGTCAAGTAAAAAAAACCTTAATTAATACCGTTAAAAGTATTCACCCTTGCATTGATAAAGTAAGAGATAAAATTAATAATTGTGCTAGTTTTATTAAGCAGTTTGACACAATATTCAGTTTAAATTACGACATTATGCTTTATTGGGCTATCATGCAAGTTAATGATAATCATCCATATCCACTTTTTAAAGATTGTTTCAATCGTAGTAGTTTTTATGAAGATTTTGAAGAATACCGCGAATACAGAGGTAATCGTTCTAATCTTGTTTTTTATCCTCATGGTAATCTTATCCTTGCAAAGAATGAAAATGATGAAGAGTTAAAATTAAGTATTCAAGGCGATAACCATCTTATCGATCAAATTAGTCAAAATTGGGATGATCATAATTACTCTCCGCTATTTATCTCTGAAGGTACAAGTGAAGAAAAACTAAAAACTATACGTTCCAGTAACTATTTAACACGTATTTATCATGAAGCTATTCCAACCATTAATGATAGTTTACTCATTTTAGGCTGGAATATGGGTACTCAAGATGAGCATATATTAAAACAAATCCCTTTTGATAAAATTGAAAACCTTGGGATTGTGATTTTGATGGATGATAAATATGAAGATAAATGTAATTATTTTTATTCTCGCATTAGTCATTTTATTAACCCTAATAAAATTGATGTTCATTTTATTGCTCATAATAGCAAAGCATTATGGGCTAATGACTAA
- a CDS encoding alpha-keto acid decarboxylase family protein: protein MNKTVIEYILTRLYDLGISDIFGVAGDYAFPIEDTICNSNHMRWIGNCNELNAAYAADGYARIKGMAALSTTFGVGELSAINAIAGAYAENLPIFHLVGMPASGVQKSKRLVHHTLGNGDFDIFYQLGQRLACAHAILTPENCITEMERLIATALKERRPVYIGLPSDYATMQVIENSPVTIPKKIISDKEVLEKVVSLIIKKLTHSNNICVLPGILSTRLGLSDNVQNFIDKTGLPYATMFMDKSILSESHPQYVGMYDGKLMTPEVREFVENSEYVLGIGAMMTDFNTGSFTANIKPKQFISIMSDYVEIDSVIYPSVYMEDVLSELTKRLPNKTYHQIKAKGLGKAVISDNGQITAQYLYPRLEQFFKPNDIVIAETGTSSMGLGFALLPEGAQFHNQTLWGSIGWATPASFGAALAAPEKRVILITGEGSHQLTVQEISQFVRFGLKPIILVLNNDGYLIERLLCDYPEAYYNDLAQWNYHQLPKAFGAKDWYCEKVTTIDELNKALEVAESTNSASYIEIVTERYEASELAQKLKESKDSLYSF from the coding sequence ATGAATAAAACCGTCATTGAATATATATTAACCCGCTTATATGACTTAGGAATAAGTGATATTTTTGGTGTTGCGGGTGATTATGCTTTTCCCATAGAAGATACTATTTGTAATAGTAATCATATGCGTTGGATTGGCAACTGCAACGAACTAAATGCAGCCTACGCTGCTGATGGTTATGCCAGAATTAAAGGTATGGCTGCGTTATCGACAACATTTGGTGTTGGTGAATTAAGTGCGATTAATGCCATTGCTGGTGCTTATGCAGAAAACCTACCTATCTTCCATTTAGTCGGTATGCCAGCAAGTGGTGTACAAAAAAGTAAGCGCCTTGTTCATCATACCTTAGGCAATGGTGACTTTGACATTTTTTATCAATTAGGTCAGCGCCTTGCTTGTGCTCACGCAATTTTAACACCTGAAAATTGTATTACAGAAATGGAACGTTTGATTGCTACCGCATTAAAAGAACGTCGTCCTGTTTATATTGGTCTACCTTCTGATTATGCCACTATGCAAGTGATAGAAAATTCACCTGTTACCATACCGAAAAAAATAATAAGTGATAAAGAAGTACTAGAAAAAGTGGTATCACTCATTATTAAAAAGCTTACACACAGCAATAATATCTGCGTATTGCCAGGTATCTTATCCACACGTTTAGGGTTATCGGATAATGTCCAAAATTTTATCGATAAGACAGGCTTGCCTTATGCCACTATGTTTATGGATAAAAGTATTTTAAGTGAATCTCACCCTCAATATGTTGGTATGTATGATGGCAAATTAATGACACCTGAAGTCAGAGAATTTGTGGAAAATAGCGAGTATGTATTAGGAATTGGTGCAATGATGACTGACTTCAATACAGGAAGTTTCACTGCCAATATTAAACCAAAACAATTTATCAGCATCATGTCAGATTATGTTGAGATTGATTCTGTTATTTACCCTTCCGTTTACATGGAAGATGTTCTTTCTGAATTAACAAAACGCCTACCAAATAAAACTTATCATCAGATAAAAGCCAAGGGATTAGGTAAAGCGGTTATATCAGATAATGGTCAAATTACAGCGCAATATCTCTATCCACGTTTAGAGCAGTTCTTTAAACCTAATGATATTGTTATTGCTGAAACAGGCACCTCATCAATGGGATTAGGTTTTGCCCTATTACCCGAAGGTGCACAATTCCATAACCAAACATTATGGGGCTCTATTGGTTGGGCTACACCCGCTTCATTCGGAGCAGCGCTTGCCGCACCTGAAAAACGCGTTATTTTAATTACCGGTGAAGGTTCTCATCAATTAACTGTTCAAGAAATTAGCCAATTTGTTCGTTTCGGATTAAAGCCAATTATTCTTGTTTTAAATAATGATGGCTACTTAATTGAACGATTATTATGTGATTATCCTGAAGCTTATTATAACGATCTCGCTCAATGGAATTATCATCAATTACCTAAAGCCTTTGGCGCAAAAGACTGGTATTGTGAGAAAGTCACAACGATAGATGAATTAAATAAAGCACTTGAAGTAGCAGAATCAACCAATAGCGCCTCTTATATCGAAATCGTAACCGAACGATATGAGGCTTCTGAATTAGCACAAAAATTAAAAGAGTCTAAAGATTCGCTTTATTCATTTTAA
- a CDS encoding VENN motif pre-toxin domain-containing protein yields the protein MLANMGHALAMVGNHSDSAENTTQSAVSQGTWRVRDSDNQQQDIAQLSQDADNAHSTLTKIFDKEKEQNRQQKQQLVGEIGAQVIDLATTVDTIRGTNQAKADSKLDNLSDTAYDDIYQALSETKENVTERDVQNYLFQQALQDYTNQSDFGTGGKYTRAIQAITAFTQGIMGNNIVTAIANGSAPYLANEVKNQIQGNSVESDIQRTLAHGLVNAGLALTKGENALVQASGAMTGETVGILSHSLYGKTPDELTETEKQNISAWATLASGIAGGLISDNSTGVANAAQAGKVVVENNFLGDISREALDKSREALRETNIRRGIFVSYWRWKSVTKSAMTC from the coding sequence ATGCTGGCGAATATGGGGCATGCATTAGCCATGGTAGGCAACCACAGTGACAGCGCTGAAAACACCACTCAATCTGCGGTATCGCAAGGCACATGGCGAGTACGAGATAGCGATAATCAACAACAAGATATTGCGCAATTAAGCCAAGATGCCGACAACGCTCACAGCACGTTAACTAAAATCTTCGATAAAGAGAAAGAGCAAAATCGCCAACAAAAACAACAGTTGGTGGGCGAAATTGGGGCGCAGGTTATCGATTTGGCAACCACGGTTGATACTATTCGTGGTACGAACCAAGCGAAAGCTGATTCAAAACTCGATAATCTTTCTGATACGGCTTACGACGATATCTACCAAGCCCTTTCTGAAACTAAAGAGAATGTTACTGAGCGTGACGTTCAAAATTACCTCTTCCAGCAAGCATTACAGGACTATACCAACCAATCCGATTTTGGTACGGGGGGCAAATATACCCGCGCAATTCAAGCTATCACCGCATTTACGCAAGGCATAATGGGCAACAATATTGTTACCGCGATTGCTAATGGTTCCGCGCCTTACCTTGCCAATGAAGTGAAAAACCAAATTCAAGGCAACAGTGTTGAAAGTGATATTCAGCGCACCCTTGCCCATGGTTTGGTGAATGCTGGCCTTGCATTAACTAAAGGCGAAAATGCCTTAGTGCAGGCCTCTGGTGCAATGACAGGGGAAACAGTGGGCATTTTATCGCATTCACTTTATGGCAAAACGCCCGATGAACTGACTGAAACTGAAAAGCAAAATATAAGTGCATGGGCAACGTTAGCTTCAGGGATTGCTGGCGGTTTAATCAGCGATAATAGCACAGGCGTTGCCAATGCTGCCCAAGCCGGGAAAGTGGTGGTTGAGAATAACTTTTTGGGGGATATTTCACGTGAGGCATTGGATAAAAGCCGTGAGGCGTTGCGAGAAACAAATATACGGAGAGGGATATTCGTGAGTTACTGGCGTTGGAAGTCCGTGACCAAATCAGCGATGACCTGTTAA
- the sbcB gene encoding exodeoxyribonuclease I, whose product MSNSAKTPTFYIHDYETFGTHPALDRPAQFAGVRTDMDFNIIEDPLVIYCKPNDDYLPHPEAVMITGITPQIAAKNGVIEAEFTRQIHQAFSQPNSCIMGYNNLRFDDEVTRNILYRNFYDPYAYSWQKGNSRWDLLDVLRACYALRPEGIVWPENEDGFPSFRLELLTKANGISHENAHDAMSDVYATIAMAKKLKQAQPRMFDYFFNLRDKRKVQALIDIPAMTPIVHVSGMFGAARSNLSLVAPLAWHPDNRNAVIVCDLAADISPLLTLDADQLRERLYTPRSELSIDEPPVPIKLLHINKCPIVAPQNTLRQQDADRIGLDVDTCLKNQTILFSHPEIRNKVVEIFAQQTPFVVSNNVDSQIYNGFFSENDRSAMEIIRSTQPQNLPALNLTFEDARMEPLFFRYRARNYPSTLNYDEQQRWLAHRKEMLTPEKLTEYINTIQLLAEEHADNEEKLKQLQALYSYAQEIAS is encoded by the coding sequence TTGTCTAATTCAGCGAAAACGCCCACATTTTACATCCATGACTACGAAACCTTTGGTACTCACCCAGCGCTAGATCGTCCCGCTCAGTTTGCAGGTGTAAGAACAGACATGGATTTCAACATCATTGAAGATCCTCTTGTGATTTATTGCAAACCTAATGATGATTATTTACCTCACCCAGAAGCTGTCATGATCACAGGAATAACACCACAAATTGCGGCAAAAAATGGAGTGATTGAAGCTGAATTTACTCGTCAAATTCATCAAGCTTTTAGCCAGCCGAATAGCTGTATTATGGGTTATAACAATCTCCGATTTGATGATGAAGTGACTCGTAATATCCTTTATCGTAATTTTTATGATCCTTATGCTTATAGCTGGCAAAAAGGTAATTCACGTTGGGATTTACTTGATGTTTTACGTGCCTGTTATGCACTGCGCCCAGAAGGTATTGTTTGGCCTGAAAATGAAGACGGTTTTCCAAGCTTCCGTTTAGAGTTATTAACCAAAGCCAATGGTATTTCTCATGAGAATGCGCACGATGCAATGTCTGATGTTTACGCCACCATTGCGATGGCAAAAAAATTAAAACAAGCACAACCGCGTATGTTTGATTATTTCTTTAATTTACGCGATAAACGCAAAGTTCAGGCACTCATTGATATTCCGGCAATGACACCCATTGTGCATGTTTCAGGTATGTTTGGTGCCGCACGTTCTAATTTAAGTCTTGTTGCACCATTAGCGTGGCATCCTGATAATCGCAATGCGGTTATTGTTTGCGACTTAGCCGCAGATATATCCCCTTTATTAACACTCGATGCAGACCAATTGCGTGAACGTTTATATACACCACGTAGTGAATTATCAATTGATGAACCACCTGTTCCAATTAAATTACTGCATATTAATAAATGTCCCATTGTGGCACCGCAAAATACATTAAGACAGCAAGATGCAGATAGGATTGGTTTAGATGTTGATACTTGCTTAAAAAACCAAACAATCTTGTTTTCGCATCCTGAAATACGCAATAAAGTAGTGGAAATATTTGCGCAACAAACGCCTTTTGTTGTTTCTAATAATGTTGATTCACAAATTTATAATGGTTTTTTCAGTGAAAACGATCGTAGTGCGATGGAGATTATTCGCTCAACACAGCCACAGAACTTACCCGCTTTAAATTTAACGTTTGAAGATGCAAGAATGGAACCTCTGTTTTTCCGTTATCGTGCCAGAAATTATCCTTCAACGCTTAATTATGACGAACAACAACGTTGGTTGGCGCATAGAAAAGAGATGTTAACACCAGAAAAACTAACCGAATATATTAATACCATTCAGTTATTAGCAGAAGAACACGCCGATAATGAGGAAAAATTAAAACAGCTACAAGCACTTTATTCATACGCTCAAGAGATTGCTAGTTAA
- a CDS encoding LysR family transcriptional regulator — translation MDVRTLRYFVEVVQLNGFSRAADALFITQPAISRSIKKLEDELGVILLVREVDGVRLTDDGAILFEHAKQILAQFNNMNKALQDKSGPLTGTLNVGLPPVIASTYFADIIMAFSSRHPQVELKIFELGTKQMADAMREGKVETAAVVLPFNEESFELTPFSEDHLMLLMSPSHPLSIKKEIHFNELINESFIFFSEDFRINDLIYSACGIYNTVPTIAGRSNHLDLIIAMVKAGVGVTLLPNSMCNKNPTDDLVVLPVVEPILSYQIALANYKNSYKSRSCQAWEQLAREKLILK, via the coding sequence ATGGATGTTCGCACATTGCGCTATTTCGTTGAGGTTGTTCAATTAAATGGCTTTAGCCGAGCCGCTGATGCACTATTTATCACGCAACCTGCGATTAGTCGTAGTATTAAGAAGTTAGAAGATGAGTTAGGCGTTATTTTATTAGTGAGGGAGGTTGATGGGGTTAGATTAACGGATGATGGTGCAATACTATTTGAGCATGCTAAACAAATACTTGCACAATTTAATAATATGAATAAAGCATTACAAGACAAGTCTGGACCATTAACAGGAACACTAAATGTTGGATTGCCTCCTGTCATAGCCTCAACGTATTTTGCTGATATTATTATGGCGTTTAGTTCTCGCCATCCTCAGGTTGAATTAAAAATATTTGAATTAGGTACTAAGCAAATGGCTGATGCCATGAGAGAAGGAAAAGTTGAAACCGCGGCGGTCGTATTGCCTTTTAATGAAGAGAGTTTTGAATTAACTCCTTTTTCAGAAGATCATTTAATGCTATTAATGTCTCCCTCCCACCCTTTATCAATAAAAAAAGAAATTCATTTTAATGAGTTGATCAATGAGTCTTTTATTTTCTTTTCTGAAGATTTTCGTATCAATGATTTAATTTATAGTGCTTGTGGTATTTACAATACAGTGCCTACTATTGCGGGGCGTAGCAACCATCTAGATTTAATTATTGCGATGGTGAAAGCAGGGGTAGGGGTAACGCTTTTACCTAACAGTATGTGTAATAAAAATCCTACTGATGATTTGGTTGTTCTTCCTGTGGTGGAACCTATATTGTCATATCAAATCGCGCTCGCAAATTATAAAAATAGTTACAAAAGTCGAAGCTGCCAAGCATGGGAGCAGTTAGCAAGAGAAAAGCTAATATTAAAATAG
- a CDS encoding SMI1/KNR4 family protein, producing MGFFIDKLLSICSDDISPNQLKKNIESNYGQSLIDQLVFLLEKKNGFYGFESALHLFPYESIGKEVGVIDWNNNRLWISAYKDMALEAFFFAEDIFGNQFCIKGDLIQVFDPETGSFSELAGSFEEWSKAILDDYNFLTGYSLANQWQNIYGKIPSMHRLIPKVPFVLGGEYTLENLYLSNSIDAMKFRAHLALQIRNIPDGTGISIDTRN from the coding sequence ATGGGATTTTTTATAGACAAATTATTATCAATTTGTAGTGATGATATCTCGCCTAATCAATTGAAAAAAAATATTGAATCAAATTATGGGCAATCATTAATAGACCAACTAGTTTTTTTGCTAGAGAAAAAGAACGGTTTTTATGGATTTGAATCAGCATTACATTTATTTCCATATGAAAGTATAGGTAAGGAAGTCGGTGTAATTGATTGGAATAATAATAGATTGTGGATTTCTGCATATAAAGATATGGCTCTAGAAGCATTTTTTTTTGCAGAAGATATTTTTGGAAACCAGTTCTGTATTAAAGGTGATCTGATTCAAGTTTTTGATCCAGAGACAGGTTCATTTAGTGAGTTGGCGGGAAGTTTTGAGGAGTGGAGTAAAGCAATTTTAGATGATTATAATTTTTTAACTGGGTATTCATTAGCTAATCAATGGCAGAATATTTATGGAAAAATTCCATCAATGCATAGGCTAATTCCTAAGGTTCCATTTGTTTTAGGTGGGGAATATACATTAGAAAATTTATATCTATCAAATTCTATAGATGCGATGAAGTTTAGAGCGCATCTTGCATTACAAATTAGAAATATTCCAGATGGTACAGGAATTTCTATTGATACGAGAAACTAG
- the dld gene encoding D-lactate dehydrogenase, with amino-acid sequence MNENNSSVNQHFIRKLEGIVGKKHVLTQAHKTERYRKGFRSGQGKALAVVFPADLLEQWRVFKTCVEADKIIIMQAANTGLTEGSTPNGDDYDRDIVIISTLRQDKIQVLSEHNQVIAFPGSTLWHLEKVLKPLGREPHSVIGSSCIGASVIGGICNNSGGALVRRGPAYTELSLYARVNEKGEAELVNHLGIDLGETPEEILTNLDNRHYHEKQIKITEKLASDHEYHERIRDVDANTPSRFNNDERRLYEAAGSAGKLSVFAVRLDTFPADHRTQVFYIGTNNPDELEDIRRHILSHFKKLPVAGEYMHRSYYKMAEVYGKDTFLVIDKLGTDKMPILFAVKGRIDAVLNKVPFLPKNMVDRTMQFMSKLWPAHLPERMTDFRDKYEHHLMLRMADDGIEEAATYLKEYFKLASGDYFECTEEEGNKAFLHRFAAAGAAVRYHAVHVNDVEDVLPLDIALRRNDKDWFEKLPPEIENKLLYKLYCGHFMCHVMHQDYIIKKGVDAKALKAEMLALLDQRGAEYPAEHNVGHMYYAKPQLKAFYKRNDPTNSMNPGIGKTSKLKYWGEECGCGRAHNDTSAENKE; translated from the coding sequence ATGAATGAGAATAATAGTTCTGTAAATCAACATTTTATTCGTAAACTTGAAGGCATCGTTGGTAAAAAACACGTATTAACACAAGCACATAAAACAGAACGTTATCGTAAAGGCTTTCGCTCAGGGCAAGGTAAGGCGCTGGCAGTTGTCTTTCCCGCAGATCTATTAGAACAATGGCGAGTTTTTAAAACCTGTGTTGAAGCCGATAAAATTATTATTATGCAAGCGGCGAATACTGGATTAACAGAGGGCTCGACGCCTAATGGTGATGATTATGATAGAGATATCGTCATTATCAGTACATTACGTCAAGACAAAATACAGGTTCTTTCAGAGCATAATCAAGTTATTGCTTTCCCCGGCAGTACGCTATGGCATTTAGAAAAAGTATTAAAGCCATTAGGGCGTGAGCCTCATTCTGTTATTGGATCTTCTTGTATTGGTGCGTCAGTCATCGGGGGAATTTGTAATAACTCGGGCGGTGCTTTAGTTCGTCGTGGACCCGCTTATACTGAATTATCCCTTTATGCTCGGGTTAATGAAAAAGGTGAAGCTGAATTAGTTAACCATTTAGGGATTGATTTAGGTGAAACACCAGAGGAAATATTAACCAATTTAGATAATCGTCATTATCATGAGAAACAGATAAAAATAACAGAGAAATTAGCTTCTGATCATGAATATCATGAACGTATACGTGATGTTGATGCTAATACACCTTCTCGTTTTAATAATGATGAACGGCGTTTATATGAGGCCGCTGGGAGTGCAGGAAAATTATCTGTATTTGCTGTGAGGTTAGATACTTTCCCCGCCGATCATCGTACTCAGGTTTTTTATATTGGTACTAATAATCCGGACGAACTTGAAGATATTCGCCGTCATATTTTAAGCCATTTTAAAAAGTTACCTGTTGCTGGGGAATATATGCATAGAAGCTATTATAAAATGGCTGAAGTGTATGGAAAAGATACGTTCTTGGTGATTGATAAATTAGGTACAGACAAAATGCCAATATTATTTGCTGTAAAAGGGCGAATAGATGCGGTATTAAATAAAGTGCCTTTTTTACCTAAAAATATGGTAGATAGAACAATGCAGTTTATGAGCAAACTATGGCCAGCTCATTTACCAGAGCGTATGACAGATTTTCGTGACAAATATGAACATCATCTTATGTTAAGAATGGCAGATGATGGAATTGAAGAAGCGGCAACTTATTTAAAAGAGTACTTTAAGCTAGCATCAGGTGATTATTTTGAATGCACTGAAGAAGAGGGAAATAAAGCCTTCTTACATCGTTTTGCTGCTGCAGGTGCTGCTGTGCGTTATCATGCCGTTCATGTTAATGATGTAGAGGATGTGTTGCCATTAGATATTGCATTGCGCCGTAATGATAAAGATTGGTTTGAAAAATTACCGCCTGAAATAGAGAATAAATTACTTTATAAACTCTATTGTGGGCATTTTATGTGTCACGTTATGCACCAAGATTATATTATTAAAAAAGGTGTTGATGCTAAGGCACTAAAAGCAGAAATGCTAGCATTATTAGATCAACGTGGTGCGGAATATCCAGCAGAGCATAACGTAGGTCATATGTATTATGCTAAGCCTCAATTAAAAGCATTCTATAAACGTAACGATCCAACCAATAGCATGAACCCAGGTATTGGCAAGACCTCAAAACTAAAATATTGGGGAGAAGAGTGTGGTTGTGGACGTGCACATAATGACACTAGTGCAGAGAATAAAGAATAA
- a CDS encoding VENN motif pre-toxin domain-containing protein: MGNNIVTAIANGSAPYLANEVKNQIQGNSVESDIQRTLAHGLLNAGLALAKGENTVVQASGAMTGETVGILSHSLYGKTPEELTETEKQNISAWATLASGIAGGLISDNSAGVANAVIYLMVQLLL, translated from the coding sequence ATGGGCAACAATATTGTTACCGCGATTGCTAATGGTTCCGCGCCTTATCTTGCCAATGAAGTGAAAAACCAAATTCAAGGCAATAGTGTTGAAAGTGATATTCAGCGCACACTTGCCCACGGTTTACTCAATGCCGGTCTTGCTCTAGCAAAAGGTGAAAATACAGTAGTGCAGGCTTCTGGCGCAATGACCGGCGAAACGGTGGGTATTTTATCGCACTCACTTTATGGCAAAACCCCCGAAGAACTGACTGAGACTGAAAAGCAGAATATAAGTGCATGGGCAACGTTAGCTTCAGGGATTGCCGGCGGTTTAATTAGCGATAATAGTGCCGGTGTCGCCAATGCCGTGATCTACCTGATGGTACAGTTGTTATTATAA
- a CDS encoding hemagglutinin repeat-containing protein — protein MAYHNRQIQRRYITLQSAQNQETTDSKNSSKSASVGVGVTVGSGGVGVNINANGSRGKGFEEGDHTYYTNSTLNAGQTLTLQSGQDTTLKGAQAQGDKVIAKVGGDLHLESQQSIDDYQSKQSNESVGGSVNVMGTPGGSANISFSRDKMDSKYRSVEEQTGLFAGNQGFDISVGKHTQLDGAVISSKSDAKIISSIQVH, from the coding sequence TTGGCCTATCACAATCGCCAGATACAACGCCGTTATATCACATTACAATCAGCACAAAACCAAGAAACAACAGACAGCAAAAACAGCAGTAAAAGCGCTTCTGTTGGTGTTGGTGTCACGGTGGGCTCAGGTGGTGTTGGCGTTAACATTAATGCGAATGGAAGTCGAGGTAAGGGATTTGAGGAGGGCGACCACACCTATTACACCAATAGCACATTAAATGCAGGGCAAACGCTCACCTTACAAAGTGGTCAAGATACGACCTTAAAAGGCGCACAAGCTCAAGGTGATAAAGTTATTGCGAAAGTGGGTGGCGATTTACACCTTGAAAGCCAGCAATCCATTGATGACTATCAGTCGAAGCAATCGAACGAAAGTGTGGGTGGTAGTGTCAATGTAATGGGCACACCGGGAGGCTCGGCAAATATTTCGTTTAGTCGCGATAAAATGGACAGTAAATACCGCTCAGTGGAAGAACAAACGGGCTTATTTGCAGGTAATCAAGGATTTGATATTAGTGTGGGTAAACATACCCAACTTGATGGCGCGGTGATCAGCAGTAAATCTGATGCAAAAATAATCAGCTCGATACAGGTACATTAG
- a CDS encoding DUF6862 domain-containing protein: MSEKTELEIAKKTLRNSTDPIEREKAQQKYDALREKDIVSDQKVIDACNNGNAASSGCAQARLDVITAKGEYENTGNYNSRASQQYADAYSKITSLLSMTSVDAQNQKQVQDAMVNYAMVQLSVDKPTAEAYIKTYDGMKIISASMTPLIGSVAARKIETLVSQQRLSSNFSIHSLPDAHGREHITAVKGDAAIPVDKIEIWLRGKAKGDLESLLVRQSVLINEKRDNQRAFAKDPNKPKELGKISTHIEGIGRSRTMGMDLEKIGFNDTKENNKFIIDKLLDTAKMVTPENRWTSIVLKSQNGSNESVRINAVWVILPDGSKRLSTVTTGRFLNEKKS, translated from the coding sequence GTGTCTGAAAAGACAGAGCTCGAGATAGCAAAAAAGACACTTAGAAATAGTACAGATCCAATAGAACGAGAGAAAGCGCAGCAGAAATATGATGCACTGCGTGAGAAGGATATCGTTAGTGATCAGAAAGTGATTGATGCATGTAATAACGGTAATGCGGCTAGTAGTGGATGTGCTCAGGCTCGTCTGGATGTGATTACCGCGAAAGGGGAATATGAAAATACGGGTAACTATAATTCCAGAGCTAGCCAACAGTATGCGGATGCCTATAGCAAGATAACAAGTCTGTTGAGTATGACTAGTGTTGATGCGCAGAATCAGAAACAGGTGCAGGATGCGATGGTGAATTATGCCATGGTGCAGCTTAGCGTCGATAAGCCCACAGCAGAGGCTTATATTAAAACCTATGATGGAATGAAAATAATTAGCGCGTCAATGACGCCGTTAATAGGTTCAGTCGCTGCGAGAAAAATAGAAACTCTAGTGAGTCAACAGAGGTTATCCAGTAATTTTTCAATTCACTCGTTACCAGATGCTCATGGTCGGGAGCATATAACTGCGGTTAAAGGCGATGCTGCTATACCTGTAGATAAGATAGAAATATGGCTTAGAGGCAAAGCAAAAGGAGATTTAGAATCGTTATTAGTAAGGCAATCAGTGTTAATAAATGAAAAACGTGATAACCAAAGAGCTTTTGCTAAAGATCCGAATAAACCAAAGGAATTGGGTAAAATCAGTACTCATATAGAAGGAATTGGGCGATCACGAACAATGGGAATGGATCTAGAAAAAATAGGATTTAATGATACAAAAGAAAATAATAAATTTATAATAGATAAATTACTTGATACTGCAAAAATGGTGACACCAGAGAATCGTTGGACATCAATAGTATTAAAAAGTCAAAATGGTAGCAATGAATCTGTTCGTATAAATGCTGTATGGGTAATATTACCAGATGGTTCAAAGCGCTTATCAACAGTGACGACAGGAAGATTTTTAAATGAGAAAAAAAGTTGA